A region of Chitinophaga horti DNA encodes the following proteins:
- a CDS encoding alkaline phosphatase family protein has product MKKLLLVMGAFLLHTAAANAQEQQHVILISIDGLRPEFYKDPTWNMVNLRQAMAEGAYSDGVNGVFPTVTYPSHTTMITGVKPLKHGVFYNTPSEPLGVTGKWIWNYDSIKVPTIFSQAKQKGLTSASVYWPVSYNSPATYNVPEYWYLPTAKGGARITNKAVRENTHPAGLFEELELNATGKLDENSWDDDYLTIDQNLARMSAYIIQKHKPALLAVHLVMVDHFEHEQGRDGDKVRAAVANADHAFKVIREAVEKAGIAANTTFIVTGDHGFVDIHGGIAPNVLLVRAGLYNPEKPNEWKAYFHPCGGGAFLQLKDKNDTKTRDKVLQLLKNLPPAQQATFQVKTRAELDAIGADPTAAFGLAGEQGYSFSGAATGQLLRAGKGGTHGFFPDFKEIQTGFVAFGKGIKKGAVVPQMSLVDIAPIISQLLKLDMPAGDGVLLNGILGK; this is encoded by the coding sequence ATGAAAAAACTTCTCCTCGTCATGGGAGCCTTTCTGCTGCACACCGCAGCGGCAAATGCCCAGGAGCAACAGCACGTCATCCTGATCAGCATCGATGGTTTAAGACCGGAATTTTACAAAGATCCAACCTGGAACATGGTGAACCTTCGCCAGGCAATGGCCGAAGGAGCCTATTCTGATGGCGTAAACGGCGTTTTCCCGACCGTCACCTATCCATCCCACACGACCATGATTACGGGCGTAAAACCCCTGAAACACGGCGTATTTTACAACACCCCTTCCGAGCCGCTAGGCGTTACCGGTAAATGGATCTGGAACTATGATTCCATTAAGGTGCCGACGATCTTCAGCCAGGCCAAACAGAAAGGACTTACCTCTGCCTCGGTGTACTGGCCTGTATCGTACAACAGTCCTGCCACATACAACGTGCCCGAATACTGGTACCTGCCAACTGCCAAAGGCGGCGCGCGTATCACCAACAAAGCCGTGCGCGAAAACACCCACCCCGCCGGCTTGTTCGAGGAACTGGAGCTAAACGCCACGGGCAAACTCGACGAAAATTCCTGGGACGACGACTACCTCACGATCGACCAGAACCTCGCCCGCATGAGCGCTTACATCATTCAAAAACACAAACCTGCCCTGCTGGCCGTTCACCTGGTAATGGTCGATCACTTCGAGCACGAACAGGGCCGCGACGGCGACAAAGTGCGTGCTGCGGTAGCCAACGCCGACCATGCCTTCAAAGTGATCCGCGAAGCGGTGGAGAAGGCTGGTATTGCCGCTAACACCACCTTCATCGTAACCGGCGACCATGGTTTTGTAGACATTCACGGCGGTATCGCTCCGAACGTACTGCTCGTGCGGGCTGGCCTCTACAATCCCGAAAAGCCCAATGAATGGAAAGCCTACTTCCACCCTTGTGGCGGCGGCGCCTTCCTGCAGCTGAAGGATAAAAACGATACTAAAACCCGCGACAAAGTATTGCAACTCCTTAAAAATCTGCCGCCTGCCCAACAGGCCACCTTCCAGGTTAAAACCCGCGCGGAGTTAGACGCTATCGGTGCCGACCCAACCGCCGCATTCGGCCTTGCCGGCGAACAGGGCTACTCCTTCTCCGGCGCTGCCACCGGCCAGCTCCTTCGCGCAGGCAAAGGCGGCACACATGGCTTCTTCCCGGATTTTAAAGAGATCCAGACCGGTTTTGTAGCCTTCGGAAAAGGCATCAAAAAAGGCGCTGTCGTTCCACAAATGAGCCTGGTGGACATCGCTCCTATCATCAGTCAACTCCTGAAACTCGATATGCCCGCAGGCGACGGCGTGTTGCTGAATGGCATTCTCGGTAAGTAA
- a CDS encoding FAD-binding oxidoreductase — protein MNIREPVVYLGNFYSIAMPVQKTEKLAGWGNYPVIESYTGSVRSAADVQQVLEQYTLVPRGLGRSYGDQAVNAQNYVGDCTHMNYFLDWNEAEGILECGAGASLEEIITAFAPKGWLPMICPGTKFVTIGGAIANDIHGKAHHTDGSFVNCVVSFTILLADGSIVTASRDERPDLFWANFGGLGLLGVILTARIKLRKIETTYFKQKSLKIKNLDHMLEALDTYDHEYNYSVAWIDALAKGANTGSGVLTLGNAAKLADLPEKLKAAPLKLHPTSKLAVPFYMPNFTLNNFTVRILNKVIGFVQNSPKEFIHYEKFFFPLDAINNWNRGYGKRGFIQYQFVIPETNGKQVLTEILNMIADSGCTPFLNVFKKMGDGQGLLSFPFKGYTLAIDFPVTKKLFEFTPKLDAKVLHAGGRLYLGKDALLAEGMFKAMYPQYAEWKEVKQKYDPQTKFSSNIGRRLGLS, from the coding sequence ATGAATATCCGCGAACCGGTAGTATATTTGGGCAACTTTTACAGTATCGCTATGCCAGTACAAAAAACGGAAAAACTTGCAGGCTGGGGTAATTACCCGGTTATAGAGTCTTATACAGGGTCGGTTCGCAGCGCGGCCGACGTGCAGCAAGTCCTCGAACAATACACGCTGGTGCCCCGTGGACTGGGCCGTAGTTACGGCGACCAGGCCGTTAACGCCCAAAATTACGTAGGTGACTGCACGCACATGAACTACTTCCTGGACTGGAATGAGGCCGAAGGCATCCTGGAATGTGGAGCAGGCGCCAGCTTGGAAGAAATCATTACCGCCTTTGCCCCAAAAGGCTGGTTACCCATGATTTGCCCCGGTACCAAGTTCGTGACCATCGGCGGCGCCATCGCCAATGATATTCACGGTAAAGCCCACCATACCGACGGCTCCTTCGTGAACTGCGTCGTGTCTTTCACCATCCTGCTGGCCGACGGCAGCATCGTTACCGCCTCCCGCGACGAGCGCCCCGACTTGTTCTGGGCTAACTTTGGCGGATTGGGACTGCTGGGTGTGATCCTCACCGCGCGCATCAAACTAAGAAAGATTGAAACGACCTACTTTAAACAGAAGTCGCTCAAAATAAAGAACCTCGATCACATGCTCGAGGCCCTGGACACCTACGACCACGAGTACAACTACTCCGTGGCCTGGATAGATGCCCTGGCCAAAGGCGCTAACACCGGCAGCGGCGTGCTTACGCTGGGTAATGCCGCCAAACTGGCCGATCTGCCCGAAAAACTGAAAGCAGCCCCCCTGAAACTGCACCCCACCAGCAAACTGGCCGTGCCGTTTTACATGCCGAACTTCACGCTCAATAACTTCACCGTAAGGATATTGAACAAAGTGATCGGCTTCGTGCAGAACTCTCCCAAAGAGTTTATTCACTACGAAAAATTCTTCTTCCCGCTGGATGCGATCAATAACTGGAACCGCGGCTATGGTAAACGAGGCTTTATCCAATACCAGTTCGTGATCCCTGAAACCAACGGCAAACAGGTACTTACAGAAATCCTGAACATGATCGCCGACAGCGGTTGTACACCGTTCCTGAACGTGTTCAAAAAGATGGGCGATGGCCAGGGCCTCCTGTCGTTTCCTTTTAAAGGCTACACGCTGGCGATCGACTTCCCGGTAACTAAAAAGCTGTTTGAATTTACGCCCAAACTGGACGCGAAAGTGTTGCACGCCGGCGGCCGCCTCTACCTCGGTAAAGACGCCCTGCTCGCGGAGGGCATGTTCAAAGCCATGTACCCACAGTATGCAGAGTGGAAGGAAGTAAAACAGAAATACGATCCACAAACGAAATTCAGCTCCAACATCGGTCGCAGACTGGGGTTGAGTTAA
- a CDS encoding VOC family protein, producing MKLNAGIITKEIAATKKFYTEVLNFGVTFENEFYLLMHAPGGASELSFLLPGHPSQQPLFHKAFKGEGVYLTIEVEEVDELYAAIKKKGIPIAIEIRDEPWGDRHFAIVDPNGVGIDIVRYQPK from the coding sequence ATGAAACTTAATGCAGGCATTATTACGAAAGAGATCGCGGCTACGAAGAAATTTTATACAGAAGTATTGAACTTCGGCGTCACCTTCGAGAATGAATTTTATTTGTTGATGCATGCGCCGGGTGGTGCTTCTGAGTTGAGCTTCCTGCTGCCCGGGCATCCTTCGCAGCAACCGTTATTTCACAAGGCTTTCAAAGGCGAGGGCGTGTACCTGACCATAGAGGTGGAAGAAGTAGATGAATTGTATGCGGCGATCAAAAAGAAGGGCATTCCTATTGCCATCGAGATACGGGATGAGCCCTGGGGGGACAGGCATTTTGCGATTGTGGACCCGAACGGGGTGGGGATTGATATTGTGCGGTATCAGCCGAAGTAG
- a CDS encoding AraC family transcriptional regulator — MLPAYYVNLPVGENAYFSRMEAPAYIRQLYMPVQPTVKQSGTDVTYRELAPDERLRNYIYCYWELKTTRPLDTDFIYRVVADGCIDIFFEPGHDTEQFVMGFCRKYTEFPLDKTFHYAGIRFLPTIFPQLYGVDAASLSNAATPLADVLPAAATFIRYRFAPGISLQEMKPLLDSYFLEVIAGTPFNYDVRLYDALSRILERCGVLDVEKELDTGISPRQLRRLFGYYLGDSPKIFSQVVRFQHILRARPSVQSLRQNKLFFDVGYYDQAHFIKSFRNFYGVTPSRAFGR; from the coding sequence ATGTTGCCTGCTTACTATGTGAACTTACCTGTCGGGGAAAATGCGTATTTTTCAAGGATGGAAGCGCCTGCCTACATCCGCCAGTTATACATGCCTGTTCAGCCCACGGTGAAACAGTCCGGCACCGACGTGACCTACCGCGAGCTGGCGCCTGACGAGCGTTTGCGTAACTACATTTATTGTTACTGGGAACTGAAAACTACCCGGCCGCTTGATACAGATTTCATATACCGCGTAGTCGCCGATGGCTGTATCGACATCTTCTTTGAACCGGGGCATGACACCGAGCAATTCGTGATGGGCTTTTGCCGCAAGTACACGGAGTTTCCGCTGGATAAGACCTTTCATTATGCAGGCATCCGTTTCCTGCCTACCATATTTCCCCAGTTATACGGCGTAGACGCCGCTTCGCTGAGTAATGCCGCCACCCCATTGGCAGATGTGTTGCCCGCCGCCGCTACGTTCATTCGTTACCGTTTTGCACCTGGTATTTCTCTACAAGAAATGAAGCCTCTGCTGGACAGCTATTTCCTGGAAGTGATAGCAGGTACCCCATTTAACTACGACGTACGGTTGTACGATGCATTATCGCGCATCCTGGAACGCTGCGGCGTGCTGGATGTGGAAAAGGAATTGGATACGGGCATTAGTCCCCGGCAGCTGCGTCGCCTGTTTGGTTATTACCTGGGCGATTCTCCCAAGATATTCAGCCAGGTAGTGAGGTTCCAGCATATTTTGCGTGCAAGGCCGTCCGTACAAAGTTTGCGTCAGAACAAACTGTTTTTCGACGTGGGCTACTACGACCAGGCGCATTTCATCAAATCTTTCCGCAATTTCTACGGCGTTACCCCGTCCCGCGCATTTGGCCGTTGA
- a CDS encoding amidohydrolase gives MKADMILYNGRIHTVDKDNSSATAVAIKDGRFVAVGDDFTVMQLATEKTELIDLKRKCVIPGINDSHTHLIRGGLNYNLELRWDGVPSLADAMRMLKHQVDRTPSPQWVRVIGGWSIFQFAERRMPALAEINEIAPDTPVFIMHLYDRALLNRAALKAVGYTRDTPAPPGGVIEKDANGEPSGLLLAAPNAMILYSTLAKGPKLPYDHQLNSTRHFMRELNRFGITSVIDAGGGFQNYPDDYKIIADLHEKNELTVRIAYNLFTQRPKHEAEDFDSWVKSVKLHQGDDMYRHNGAGEMLVFSAADFENFLEPRPDLPENMEADLEKVVRLLVANRWPFRLHATYNESITRFLNVFEKVNRDIPFNDLHFIIDHAETIDQRNIERVRKLGGGIAIQSRMAFQGEYFVDRYGKHAGGKTPPVKQMLEMGVPVGAGTDATRVSSYNPWVGLYWLSAGKTIGGLQLYDDNTKLSRETALELYTRGSAWFSNEQDKKGMIKRGMLADLAVLDTDYFTAPDEAIKLIESELTVVGGRIVYAKGEFSSFAPPTPPVLPDWSPTKVYGGYFNPKNKQADTMATAHICSGSCDVHGHDHDIARNSDIAVNNYTAFWGALGCSCFAF, from the coding sequence ATGAAAGCCGACATGATCCTGTACAACGGGCGCATTCATACCGTTGACAAAGACAACAGTTCCGCCACGGCCGTCGCCATTAAAGACGGCAGGTTCGTCGCCGTGGGTGACGACTTTACCGTGATGCAGCTGGCCACCGAAAAAACGGAACTGATCGACCTGAAACGCAAATGTGTAATTCCGGGTATCAATGATTCGCACACACACCTCATCCGGGGCGGACTTAACTACAACCTGGAGTTACGGTGGGACGGCGTTCCTTCCCTGGCGGATGCAATGCGTATGCTGAAGCACCAGGTGGACCGTACTCCTTCGCCGCAATGGGTAAGGGTTATTGGCGGTTGGTCGATCTTCCAGTTTGCGGAACGCCGCATGCCTGCACTGGCGGAAATAAACGAGATAGCGCCCGATACACCGGTTTTCATTATGCATCTCTACGACAGGGCGCTGCTGAATCGGGCAGCGTTGAAGGCGGTCGGCTACACACGCGACACTCCTGCGCCTCCGGGCGGCGTGATCGAGAAAGATGCGAACGGCGAGCCTTCCGGGCTGCTGCTCGCCGCGCCCAACGCCATGATCCTGTACTCAACGTTGGCCAAAGGCCCTAAACTGCCTTACGATCACCAGCTTAATTCCACCCGTCATTTTATGCGTGAGCTGAATCGCTTCGGCATCACCAGTGTAATTGACGCCGGCGGTGGGTTCCAGAATTACCCGGATGATTATAAGATCATTGCCGACCTGCACGAGAAGAACGAACTCACCGTCCGTATCGCATACAACCTTTTCACACAACGGCCGAAACACGAAGCGGAAGATTTCGATAGCTGGGTAAAATCCGTCAAACTGCACCAGGGCGATGATATGTATCGCCATAATGGAGCCGGAGAAATGCTTGTATTCTCCGCCGCCGATTTCGAAAATTTCCTGGAGCCAAGGCCTGATTTACCCGAGAACATGGAAGCCGACCTGGAAAAGGTGGTACGCCTGCTCGTCGCGAACAGGTGGCCTTTCCGTCTGCACGCCACGTACAACGAAAGCATCACCCGCTTCCTCAATGTGTTTGAAAAAGTAAACCGCGACATCCCGTTCAACGATTTGCATTTTATCATCGACCATGCCGAAACGATCGATCAGCGCAACATCGAAAGGGTGCGTAAACTGGGTGGCGGTATCGCTATTCAGTCGCGTATGGCCTTCCAGGGAGAATATTTTGTAGACCGTTACGGCAAACACGCCGGTGGTAAAACGCCGCCGGTAAAACAGATGCTGGAAATGGGCGTACCTGTTGGCGCAGGCACCGATGCCACCCGTGTTTCCAGCTACAACCCCTGGGTTGGGCTGTACTGGCTGAGCGCAGGTAAAACCATCGGAGGCCTTCAGCTGTACGACGATAACACTAAACTGAGCCGCGAAACGGCATTGGAACTTTATACGCGTGGCAGTGCATGGTTCTCTAACGAACAGGATAAAAAGGGCATGATCAAACGCGGCATGCTGGCAGATCTTGCCGTATTGGACACCGATTATTTTACCGCGCCGGACGAAGCCATTAAATTGATTGAATCCGAATTAACCGTGGTAGGCGGCAGAATCGTATACGCGAAGGGCGAGTTTTCTTCCTTCGCACCGCCAACACCTCCTGTGCTGCCCGACTGGTCGCCCACCAAAGTTTATGGAGGTTACTTTAACCCCAAAAATAAACAGGCCGATACAATGGCCACAGCACACATCTGCTCCGGCAGCTGCGACGTGCATGGCCATGACCACGACATAGCCCGCAACAGCGACATCGCCGTAAACAACTACACCGCCTTTTGGGGCGCGTTGGGCTGCTCCTGCTTTGCATTTTAA
- a CDS encoding M17 family peptidase N-terminal domain-containing protein has product MRKAFLFTLLFSATSLFAQTQNLPAVGTSTIIGKVDGIEVEAKVMSPSAQATPLQVACLFEYTENDLTNPPALPAALNGMLHLDEALHGIITELRKSGKFTGHAYETLLITPPAGTIPAKKLLLVGLGDRNKFDASIMETIGSIGMREALRLGVTSYTHASDLKDEGVGSNTELVAGNVLKGAISAYRTQVFLKEKKMSDHKPLTKVTLLAGPAFYKPSGEALKEVIATYQN; this is encoded by the coding sequence ATGAGAAAAGCTTTTTTATTCACCCTGTTATTCTCGGCCACAAGCCTCTTCGCTCAAACACAAAATTTGCCTGCTGTTGGCACGTCCACCATCATTGGTAAAGTTGATGGAATTGAAGTGGAAGCCAAGGTGATGAGCCCTTCCGCCCAGGCCACGCCCCTGCAGGTGGCCTGCCTGTTCGAATACACGGAAAATGATCTTACCAATCCGCCCGCCCTGCCGGCAGCGCTTAACGGCATGCTTCACCTGGATGAGGCTTTGCATGGCATCATTACAGAACTGCGCAAAAGTGGCAAGTTTACCGGTCATGCTTATGAAACTTTGTTGATCACACCACCGGCGGGAACGATTCCGGCTAAAAAATTACTACTGGTAGGTTTGGGCGACCGCAACAAATTCGACGCATCTATCATGGAAACAATTGGCAGCATCGGGATGCGTGAAGCGCTCCGGCTGGGCGTTACGTCTTACACACACGCCAGCGACCTGAAAGATGAAGGTGTGGGATCTAATACAGAACTGGTAGCTGGCAATGTGCTGAAAGGCGCTATCAGTGCTTATCGCACACAGGTATTCCTGAAAGAGAAAAAGATGTCGGACCACAAGCCGCTTACGAAAGTGACGCTGCTGGCCGGCCCTGCTTTCTATAAACCTTCCGGCGAGGCTTTAAAAGAAGTGATCGCCACTTATCAAAACTAA
- a CDS encoding contact-dependent growth inhibition system immunity protein has protein sequence MNTYLDNTIEVLENKVWEYKKFPTILIETCHNARKKKIRDLSLNELRTLLTQDIGVPYILPSVMAALEKDLLTDTRFYPGDLLLAAVSMPERTWRRPEHEAIGKKLKSLLDNARQDAEWKVNSKIEDAVSRFSGWFEAWLFAGALRAPLVIANEMKPTSASVSETVRLASMNNLSADYARSLFHFIRNERFERE, from the coding sequence ATGAATACCTACCTGGACAACACGATCGAAGTGCTTGAGAACAAAGTATGGGAATATAAAAAGTTCCCGACTATCCTGATCGAAACCTGCCACAATGCCCGTAAAAAGAAGATCAGGGATTTATCGCTGAACGAGTTGCGTACGCTGCTTACGCAGGACATTGGCGTTCCTTATATATTGCCTTCCGTAATGGCGGCGCTGGAAAAAGACTTGCTGACAGACACGCGGTTTTACCCCGGCGACCTGTTGCTGGCGGCCGTATCCATGCCCGAACGCACCTGGCGCCGGCCCGAGCACGAAGCGATCGGTAAAAAGCTGAAATCATTGCTGGATAACGCCAGGCAGGATGCGGAATGGAAGGTGAACAGCAAGATCGAGGATGCGGTAAGCCGTTTCAGTGGCTGGTTTGAGGCGTGGTTGTTTGCTGGGGCTCTTCGTGCCCCACTCGTCATCGCGAATGAAATGAAGCCAACCTCTGCTTCAGTCTCCGAGACAGTAAGGCTGGCATCGATGAACAACTTGAGCGCAGACTACGCACGAAGTTTGTTTCATTTCATTCGCAATGAAAGATTTGAGCGTGAGTGA
- a CDS encoding response regulator — protein MPNNTATAAIAQKLLIIEDEGEMCLLINLLLDGRKMEVEHVKTIADAVEYFQQNQPSVVLLDNRLPDGYGLDFLGYIKDNYPDTKIIMISGMDAAAKDVALESGAHIFLEKPFTRSQLCQSINELMEEDIFPC, from the coding sequence ATGCCAAACAATACTGCAACCGCTGCTATCGCTCAGAAGTTATTGATTATAGAGGATGAAGGCGAGATGTGCCTGCTCATTAACCTGCTGCTCGACGGCCGTAAAATGGAAGTAGAACACGTAAAAACGATTGCCGATGCTGTAGAATATTTTCAACAAAATCAGCCTTCCGTAGTGTTGCTTGACAACCGCCTGCCGGATGGTTACGGACTCGATTTCCTGGGTTACATCAAAGATAATTACCCCGATACCAAGATCATTATGATCTCCGGTATGGACGCGGCTGCGAAAGACGTAGCGCTGGAAAGTGGCGCACACATCTTCCTGGAAAAACCATTTACCCGCTCGCAGCTTTGCCAGTCGATCAACGAGCTGATGGAAGAAGACATTTTCCCTTGTTAG
- a CDS encoding YoaK family protein, which translates to MEQPNTIRYITLLLTFCAGFCDTATFVAADELFSAHVTGNFIVFAYDLVHYEKSQAWIKLLSFPVFIVSVSIGGRIIARTANRYTVLAIEGLLMLSCGLTILAMEYFAPIPSGTLFTIALALVFAMGLQNAFSRLYTKETYGPTTIMTGNVTQLALDLEMGLRTQFDDSVGTALKKQAFTLGGFLGGCLCGGLLAKQMGLGSVAAPGVLLLLMCVALFPLGRKD; encoded by the coding sequence ATGGAACAGCCTAACACCATCCGGTACATCACGCTGCTGTTAACATTCTGTGCTGGCTTCTGTGATACCGCTACTTTTGTGGCGGCCGACGAATTGTTTTCCGCACACGTAACGGGCAACTTCATCGTTTTTGCTTACGACCTCGTACACTATGAGAAGTCGCAGGCATGGATCAAACTATTGTCGTTCCCCGTTTTTATTGTATCTGTAAGTATAGGCGGCCGCATTATCGCCCGCACGGCCAACCGCTACACCGTACTCGCCATCGAAGGCCTGCTGATGCTCTCTTGCGGACTTACCATCCTGGCCATGGAATACTTCGCCCCCATCCCATCGGGAACGTTGTTTACCATTGCGCTGGCACTGGTGTTCGCCATGGGACTACAGAATGCGTTTAGCCGGTTGTATACAAAAGAAACGTACGGGCCTACCACGATCATGACAGGCAACGTTACACAACTCGCGCTGGACCTCGAAATGGGCCTCCGCACCCAATTCGACGACTCCGTAGGCACTGCGCTGAAGAAGCAGGCCTTCACGCTCGGCGGTTTCCTGGGAGGTTGCCTTTGCGGTGGGCTATTGGCAAAGCAAATGGGCCTCGGGTCTGTGGCTGCGCCTGGCGTTTTGCTGCTGCTGATGTGCGTGGCATTATTTCCTTTGGGGAGAAAAGATTAA
- a CDS encoding Dps family protein, with protein MQPHIGISPENLASVSLTLSTILADEFMLYAKTRSAHWNIEGADFYNKHLFFESQYEALDEIMDEVAERIRFLGHYAPATLHEYLRLTHFSERLPDGNTSEIFIRHLLEDHESLIIKLRENINRFANELKDSGTSDFITGLMEKHEKMAWMLRAHLK; from the coding sequence ATGCAACCACACATTGGTATTTCTCCGGAAAACCTGGCCAGCGTTTCGCTGACCCTCAGCACCATCCTGGCGGATGAATTTATGCTCTACGCAAAAACGCGCAGCGCGCATTGGAATATCGAAGGCGCGGACTTTTACAACAAACACCTCTTCTTCGAAAGCCAGTACGAAGCGCTGGACGAGATCATGGACGAGGTGGCAGAACGCATCCGCTTTCTCGGTCACTACGCTCCTGCAACCCTGCACGAATACCTGCGACTGACACACTTCTCCGAAAGACTGCCGGATGGTAACACTTCAGAGATCTTTATTCGTCACCTGCTGGAAGATCACGAAAGCCTGATCATTAAACTGCGCGAAAACATTAACCGTTTTGCCAACGAGCTGAAAGACAGCGGTACCAGTGACTTTATCACAGGCCTGATGGAAAAACATGAAAAAATGGCCTGGATGTTAAGGGCGCATCTAAAATAA
- a CDS encoding DoxX family protein: MTMMELLNTLLHTDLGNTVNNWAMLVFRILLSIQLFRVHGLKKFTGEEEVVPNPLGLPPKLNQMMAVVADTVVPALVTLGLGVRLAVWPTIGVTAVGYFIVHRRDPIAIRDVPYVYTICFLLIGILGPGTLSLDHYLYHLLNQ, encoded by the coding sequence ATGACGATGATGGAATTACTGAATACACTACTACACACTGACCTGGGCAACACCGTAAATAACTGGGCCATGCTGGTATTTCGCATACTGCTGTCCATACAGCTGTTCCGTGTGCATGGTCTCAAAAAATTTACAGGTGAAGAAGAAGTGGTACCCAATCCTTTAGGGCTGCCTCCCAAGCTGAATCAAATGATGGCCGTGGTGGCAGACACTGTGGTGCCTGCACTCGTGACACTCGGACTCGGTGTGCGACTGGCAGTGTGGCCAACGATCGGCGTAACCGCAGTGGGCTACTTTATCGTACATCGCCGCGATCCGATCGCGATACGCGATGTGCCTTACGTGTACACGATCTGTTTCTTACTGATAGGCATTCTCGGCCCGGGCACCCTGTCGCTCGACCACTATTTATACCATCTCTTAAATCAATAA
- a CDS encoding AraC family transcriptional regulator produces MRLTEGPAYMSNGIIFTANHHRERDAQPATVSHPQFELFSLESNAALQFMDDHEARRLDLFEVLWCKSATGTVQADSGVRDVEPQQLFILAPGQLRRFQLQPGATGYYLRFSPDFLYVTSHLKEIAGLLEQHHMNMQALTLDVHRELQEDLEDVVRKMKREYYGSQRMRSELLTELLSMMMIYVSRGLDAIAPSPVVTREGELTIRFRHLLKKKFLTKKKVSDYASELLVTPNYLNTSVKKVTGFTASHHIQQQIINEAKRQLISSNGSMKEIAFYLGFDNIAHFSKYFKAKTGVNFTSFRNGLEVAR; encoded by the coding sequence ATGCGGCTCACTGAAGGGCCTGCATATATGAGCAATGGGATCATTTTTACTGCCAATCACCATAGAGAACGGGACGCGCAACCTGCTACCGTTAGTCACCCACAATTTGAACTTTTTTCGCTGGAAAGCAATGCTGCCCTGCAATTCATGGACGATCATGAGGCGCGGCGGCTCGACCTGTTCGAGGTGCTCTGGTGCAAATCGGCCACTGGCACCGTGCAGGCCGATTCTGGTGTGCGCGATGTGGAACCGCAGCAATTGTTCATCCTGGCGCCCGGGCAACTTCGCCGGTTCCAGTTACAGCCTGGTGCCACCGGCTACTACCTTCGTTTTTCCCCCGACTTTTTATATGTGACCAGTCACCTGAAGGAGATTGCCGGCTTGCTGGAGCAGCATCATATGAACATGCAAGCACTTACACTGGATGTGCATCGTGAATTGCAGGAAGACCTGGAAGATGTGGTGAGGAAGATGAAGCGGGAGTATTATGGCAGCCAGCGCATGCGGTCGGAGTTGCTGACGGAGTTGTTAAGTATGATGATGATTTACGTATCACGCGGCCTCGATGCCATCGCTCCGTCGCCGGTGGTAACGCGCGAGGGGGAGTTAACGATCCGGTTCAGGCATCTGCTGAAAAAGAAGTTCCTGACGAAAAAGAAAGTGTCTGACTATGCATCGGAGCTGCTCGTAACGCCCAATTACCTGAACACCTCTGTGAAAAAAGTGACCGGTTTTACAGCCAGTCATCATATACAGCAACAGATCATCAACGAAGCGAAAAGACAACTGATTTCTTCAAACGGAAGTATGAAGGAGATCGCGTTTTACCTGGGATTCGATAACATTGCACACTTCTCGAAATACTTTAAGGCGAAGACGGGGGTGAACTTTACCAGTTTCCGCAATGGGCTGGAAGTGGCGAGATAA